One Cryobacterium psychrophilum DNA segment encodes these proteins:
- a CDS encoding DUF4194 domain-containing protein, producing the protein MTDTWTDDADGGADTEHPLENSTENFSLFEGDEGGLTIAQRKTLVLLMKQRYISAALQPVEWRTLLAAQGLIKSRLNDVFLDLHIDLHYEVAFKRQAVAEGGDRFPTLLHDVSYSREETILLVLLRQRFRSERANGQDIVIVDRDNLVDNVARFRPENATDLSGDARRATAAVDSLAKARVLLKTSDPDRFRISAVIEVLLPVERLAELLEWLLNQNDEQQSPETAETHTIGERELESIS; encoded by the coding sequence ATGACTGACACCTGGACCGACGACGCCGACGGCGGCGCAGACACCGAGCACCCCCTCGAGAATTCGACGGAGAACTTCTCGTTGTTTGAGGGGGATGAGGGTGGCCTCACCATCGCACAGCGCAAGACCCTGGTGCTGCTCATGAAGCAGCGTTACATCTCTGCGGCGCTCCAACCCGTGGAATGGCGCACCCTGCTCGCCGCGCAGGGCCTGATCAAATCTCGGCTCAACGACGTGTTCCTCGACCTGCACATCGACCTGCACTATGAGGTCGCATTCAAACGCCAGGCCGTCGCCGAGGGCGGAGACCGATTCCCTACGCTGCTGCACGACGTGTCGTACTCGCGTGAAGAGACGATCCTGCTCGTGCTGCTGCGCCAGCGTTTTCGCAGCGAACGCGCCAACGGGCAGGACATCGTCATCGTGGACCGCGATAACCTCGTCGACAATGTGGCGCGCTTCCGGCCGGAGAACGCCACGGACCTCTCCGGCGACGCCCGCCGGGCCACCGCGGCCGTGGACAGCCTTGCCAAGGCGCGGGTGCTGCTGAAGACGAGCGACCCCGATCGGTTCAGAATCTCCGCGGTGATCGAGGTGCTGCTGCCGGTCGAGCGCCTCGCGGAACTTCTGGAGTGGCTGCTCAATCAGAATGACGAGCAACAGTCGCCCGAAACCGCCGAAACGCACACCATCGGCGAGCGCGAACTGGAGAGCATCTCATGA
- a CDS encoding MalY/PatB family protein: protein MSVFPVAPLESIRAERSSIKWTRFPADVLPLFVAEMDYTLAPEIVQTLVERVQASDTGYLDGPGPLAPAFADFALTRWGWRVNPVHVHLATDVSVGIVEALRLVVPRGGRISITPPVYPPFYELVEEVAAAAVETLLLERAGTWSLDLDALERTFASGIDAFLLCNPHNPHGIVFDRETLEELARLAATYDVFVVSDEIHAPLTHHGVTFTPFAPLAAAAGARAVTVTSASKGWNVAGVKCALIIAANDDTNELLNRLPEEVACRTSILGLHANIAAFACSDWLDTAITQIVENDRLLATLLREQLPAVIYHRPRASYLAWLDLRHLGLGDSPYRRILDDARVALNDGECFGPGGRGFARLNLACSPDTLREAVARIAALVARAPGAPAHGPDHGPALTSAA from the coding sequence ATGTCAGTCTTCCCCGTAGCGCCCCTCGAAAGTATTCGGGCAGAGCGCAGCAGCATCAAGTGGACTCGGTTTCCGGCCGACGTACTTCCCTTGTTTGTCGCCGAGATGGACTACACCCTCGCCCCCGAGATCGTTCAGACGCTCGTGGAGCGCGTGCAGGCATCCGATACCGGCTACCTCGACGGCCCCGGCCCCCTGGCTCCCGCCTTCGCGGACTTCGCCCTCACCCGCTGGGGTTGGCGGGTGAACCCTGTTCATGTGCACCTCGCCACCGATGTGAGCGTCGGGATCGTCGAGGCGCTGCGTCTCGTGGTGCCGCGCGGTGGGCGCATCTCGATCACGCCGCCCGTGTACCCGCCCTTCTACGAGCTGGTCGAAGAGGTCGCCGCCGCCGCCGTCGAGACGCTGCTTCTCGAGCGCGCCGGTACCTGGTCGCTCGACCTCGACGCCCTCGAGCGCACGTTCGCCAGCGGAATTGACGCGTTCCTGCTCTGCAATCCCCACAACCCGCACGGCATCGTCTTCGACCGGGAAACCCTCGAGGAGCTCGCTCGTCTGGCCGCGACGTACGACGTCTTCGTCGTCTCCGATGAGATTCACGCCCCGCTCACCCACCACGGCGTCACGTTCACACCCTTCGCCCCCCTCGCCGCGGCGGCCGGCGCGCGCGCCGTCACCGTGACGTCCGCGAGCAAGGGCTGGAATGTGGCCGGCGTGAAGTGCGCGCTCATCATTGCGGCGAACGACGACACCAACGAGCTGCTGAACCGCCTTCCCGAGGAGGTGGCCTGTCGCACCAGTATCCTCGGGCTGCACGCCAATATCGCAGCCTTTGCCTGTAGCGACTGGCTCGACACTGCCATCACCCAAATTGTCGAAAACGATCGCTTGCTCGCGACCCTACTCCGCGAGCAGCTGCCCGCCGTGATCTATCACCGGCCCCGCGCCAGCTACCTGGCCTGGCTCGATCTTCGCCACCTGGGTCTCGGCGATTCTCCCTACCGCCGCATTCTCGACGACGCGAGGGTCGCCCTGAACGACGGCGAGTGTTTCGGCCCCGGCGGCCGTGGGTTCGCCAGGCTCAACCTCGCGTGCTCCCCCGATACCCTGCGCGAGGCCGTGGCGCGCATCGCCGCCCTCGTGGCGCGTGCGCCAGGCGCCCCCGCGCACGGTCCCGATCACGGTCCCGCGCTGACGAGTGCGGCCTGA
- a CDS encoding alpha/beta fold hydrolase: MHTPPAPPPKIVHATDGTQLATYEFGDPDAPTVFLLHGFASSALANWHHTGWVRDLVRAGYHLIALDQRGHGASDKPLSAASFAMGTLVDDVLRVLDAYLINEVGFVGYSLGARVGWRAAHDHPDRISRAVLGGIPDGDPLKRFDIADARAHIEHGVDVTDRLTGAFLKMAKAVPGNNLTSLVALVEGMRDGEQPSAANAPLQPVMFATGSDDHILEASRALAAVTPQGTFFEIPGRNHFNAPTSRDFRDAARSFLAHAL, encoded by the coding sequence ATGCACACGCCCCCCGCTCCCCCGCCCAAGATCGTTCACGCCACCGACGGCACACAACTGGCCACCTATGAATTCGGTGATCCGGATGCCCCCACCGTCTTTCTCCTGCACGGTTTCGCTTCCAGCGCGCTCGCCAACTGGCACCACACCGGTTGGGTGCGGGACCTGGTTCGTGCGGGCTACCACCTCATCGCCCTCGACCAGCGAGGTCACGGGGCCAGCGACAAGCCGCTCTCGGCCGCGAGTTTCGCCATGGGCACCCTGGTCGACGATGTGCTTCGCGTGCTCGACGCCTACCTGATCAACGAGGTCGGCTTCGTCGGGTACTCCCTCGGCGCCCGAGTCGGCTGGCGGGCGGCCCATGACCACCCGGACCGGATCAGCCGAGCGGTCCTCGGCGGCATCCCCGATGGGGATCCGCTGAAGCGCTTCGACATTGCGGATGCCCGCGCCCACATCGAGCACGGGGTGGACGTGACCGATCGCCTGACCGGTGCGTTCCTGAAGATGGCGAAGGCGGTTCCGGGGAACAACCTCACATCACTCGTGGCCCTCGTGGAGGGAATGCGCGATGGCGAACAGCCGAGCGCGGCGAATGCTCCGCTCCAGCCGGTCATGTTCGCGACGGGAAGTGACGACCACATCCTCGAGGCGTCGCGCGCGCTCGCCGCGGTGACCCCGCAGGGCACATTTTTTGAGATCCCGGGCCGCAACCATTTCAACGCGCCCACGTCCCGCGACTTCCGCGACGCGGCCCGTTCTTTTCTGGCGCACGCCCTGTGA
- a CDS encoding DUF3375 domain-containing protein: MSDIAAELARVREAFDKPTLRLLDRKWAPFVLAVFKSSFSRDRRSVQADLLHTQVDAYLADLRSVGSEVPGKNGRALCVQWMNDQWLYRETGDNGEEQYSLTSHALEALLLVASLSRDRALISESRLTTIVDAVRHRATQANPDREQRIRRLDQEIAEKQSERDRLAAGGEIAETSSEQMHEGYANLVNLITQLPSDFKRVEESVAGMHRQIVNDFRAEERPISEVLDDYLTKTDALMTSTAEGRAFEGAFTLLRNDALMQELKNDLETILLHPFALELSADDRRSFMGTVSLIRKGIDDVLTQRNGLTTTLREHIVNHDVVKDRELERLLREINKELATWMETAGPRSTVTAELMPGTLDVEHLRERFYDPGAHLAPPELEDVSGDAPEPASLGALRGQGGPLLDDMRLAIVAASSAALHAGNGASIGDAFNGLDAGLRRPVEILGLLHMATQLGTVHHSKVSEAFETVRPDGTVRSFAVPRIVLNEHDTAALAALNSGPDHD, translated from the coding sequence GTGAGCGATATTGCGGCCGAACTGGCGCGGGTGCGTGAGGCGTTCGACAAACCGACCCTTCGGCTCCTGGATCGCAAGTGGGCGCCCTTCGTGCTCGCCGTCTTCAAATCGTCGTTCAGTCGTGACCGGCGCAGCGTGCAGGCCGACCTGCTGCACACCCAGGTGGATGCGTACCTGGCCGACCTGCGCTCGGTGGGCAGCGAGGTGCCGGGCAAGAACGGTCGTGCCCTCTGCGTGCAGTGGATGAACGACCAATGGCTCTACCGCGAGACGGGAGACAACGGCGAGGAACAGTACTCGCTGACGTCGCACGCCCTCGAGGCGCTGCTGCTGGTCGCGAGCCTCTCCCGGGACCGCGCGCTCATCAGCGAGTCACGTCTGACGACGATCGTCGACGCCGTGCGTCACCGCGCCACACAGGCCAACCCGGATCGTGAGCAGCGCATCCGTCGCCTCGACCAGGAGATCGCCGAAAAACAGAGCGAACGAGATCGTCTCGCGGCCGGCGGTGAAATAGCGGAAACGTCCTCGGAGCAAATGCACGAGGGCTACGCCAACCTGGTCAACCTCATCACCCAACTTCCGAGCGACTTCAAACGGGTCGAAGAATCCGTCGCTGGCATGCACCGGCAGATCGTGAACGATTTCCGCGCTGAGGAACGCCCGATCAGTGAGGTTCTCGACGACTACCTCACGAAAACGGATGCCCTCATGACGTCGACCGCGGAGGGCCGCGCCTTCGAGGGGGCCTTCACCCTGCTGCGCAACGACGCCCTCATGCAGGAACTGAAGAACGACCTCGAAACGATTCTGCTGCACCCCTTCGCCCTGGAGCTGAGCGCCGACGACCGGCGCAGTTTCATGGGCACCGTGAGCCTCATCCGTAAGGGAATCGACGATGTGCTCACGCAGCGAAACGGTCTCACCACGACTTTGCGCGAGCACATCGTCAACCATGACGTCGTCAAGGACCGGGAGCTTGAGCGCCTGCTGCGGGAGATCAACAAGGAGCTGGCCACCTGGATGGAGACGGCCGGACCCCGGTCGACCGTCACCGCCGAGCTGATGCCGGGAACGCTCGATGTGGAGCACCTCCGCGAACGTTTCTACGACCCGGGAGCGCACCTTGCGCCGCCCGAGCTGGAGGACGTGTCGGGGGACGCCCCCGAGCCGGCCAGCCTCGGTGCGCTGCGTGGCCAGGGCGGACCGCTCCTGGACGACATGCGTCTCGCGATTGTTGCCGCGTCCTCCGCGGCGCTCCATGCCGGGAACGGTGCCTCCATCGGTGACGCCTTCAATGGCCTGGATGCCGGCCTGCGCCGCCCCGTCGAAATTCTGGGGCTGCTGCACATGGCGACCCAGCTGGGCACGGTGCACCACTCGAAGGTCAGTGAAGCCTTCGAGACGGTACGCCCCGACGGCACGGTGCGGTCGTTCGCCGTGCCCCGAATTGTTTTGAACGAGCACGACACGGCGGCACTGGCCGCCCTGAACTCAGGACCTGATCATGACTGA